Below is a genomic region from Panthera tigris isolate Pti1 chromosome E1, P.tigris_Pti1_mat1.1, whole genome shotgun sequence.
tcgaactcacaaactgtgacatcatgacctgagccgaagtcggatacttaaccagccacccaggctccccagtactGAGCGTGGATTCTTAAATGGTCCGGGAGACTTTGAAGAAGCCGTTAGTATCTCCAGATGCTGGAGTTCCTTGGTTTCTGGCCACTCGCATTTCTGCCATGTGGGGTGAGAGGGTGCTTGAAGACCTTTCATCAGGTCTTTTAACGATTTCCTCATAATGTTCCAAACAGTCTGAGTTGTTGAGGTCAGCAGAGAGCCGTCGATTCTTGTCCTAGATTCCGGTCCAGACAAAGTGCTCGATCAAAGGAGCAGTTTCCGCTTACAGTAGCAATGTAAACTTGGCTCGTGAGGCTACATTTAGTGCTCAAATCTGCAAATATCCCTGCAAGATCAGTTCATTTGCGCAGCCAATCCTAATCCTGTCTGTGACCTGGCAGATGCAGGGCTCCacccagaaagaggagagattctTTTCAAACCTGGGATCGTAGAGGAGTGAGGCCCTGTTACGTGCAGGCGTTGAGTCAGGAGTAGCTGCTCATCACAAAGCCGAGAAAAAGAAGCCAGGGATGCTCCTAACCTGATGTTCCGTGTTAAACGGCCTCCTTGATGTCGTCTCCCAAAATGATGCCTCGTACCCCCCACAGCACGGGCAGGAGCCCCCCTAGATGAGCCCGCCCCCAGGTGAGCAACAGTGTTGGTTAGGTTCTGCTTCCAAGGCAGTGGCACGAATTCTCAAACGAATCTTCAGCAGCGTGCAGAGAATCCATACGAGCGATCCGTATCCGCCTTTGAGAAGACTTCAGGGGAGGGTCCCGTTCCAGAAGGTTGGAAATACTTCCGGGCAGGCCCAAAGGCCATGGCTGTGCCCACGTGGTCTGTGTGGGGTGGGTTATCCCTGCTCTTAGCTCCTGGGATGGAAGCCTGAGTGACTGTATCTGAAATACGGAGTTTACTGGGGAAAGTACTTTCTTCTAATACATACCAGAGTATTTAGTTATTAAACATAATCATTTGTGTATTAGCAACAGGGTGTTTTACTTGTTCGGGAAACCTCGCTGCCGCTGTTCTTAGTCCTTTACCCCGATTTGCAGATTATCCTAATTCCCCTGCTCCCTGTGTTCCTCCACCACTCTTCATAacagtagttttaaaattttcctctcaCCTGGTTATTTGCCTCTTCCAGACCCTCACCTTTGAGATGGGTGGCTGTGGCCCGGGGCGAGTTGTCTGACTTCCTGGAGCCTCTTTGGAGGTCTGGACTGTAAAGCGGGGACAGTTATACCTACTTTGCAGAGCCTTGGTGGGATTAGAGGCCCTGCGTCGGTAAATTCCAGCAAGGGCCCACGTGTGGTAGGAATTAAATTCTAACGGCTCTCCTGAACCCCCTGTGGCCTCACGCTACTTCAGATTCTAAATGTGAACCAAGCGAGAACAAGCCCGCCACGATCCCCGCTAAAACGTGGCTACCCTCTGGGGCCTGCTCTGTCAAAGCCAAGTGCTGTGCAGAGTTCTTTACCTGCATTCTCTCATCCCATCCTTAGGACCACCCTGGGAGGCCGGCGCCGTTACGCTTATTTGTCACACTGAGGAGCCTGAGGCTCGAGGCTGAGTAGTTTGCCTACACGGCTGTGTGGTATTTGTCTCAGCAGCCCACGCGGGGCTGCCGTGCAGACCCCCAGAACCTGCGGGCCTCGTTCTTCGATCACCCTGTCCCCTTACCTTCTAGCTCCAGGCGGCCGGGTGGCCATCTCCATCTGCCacaggctggtgggggtgggggtgggggtgggggggtgcgtcCTACTCACACCTTCTACTGTTTTCTCCATGTCTCCAAAAGTCTCTGCTTTAACCTCCCCGCTCCTCTCCCAGTGGGTCAGACTCCCTTGACTCCCGCATCCGCGTAAACAGAATGGCATTAAATGGTCCAGGTCACGCCCCTACCCCCCCAGGATAAGACTGGTGTGTACCGTCTCCCTCCCCATAATTCCTCACATCAGGCGTGCACAGGGTCTAGCCTTAAATTTAAGTAAGCCGTAACAGGGAAGCAGCTGTCATGCCAAAGGAAACCATTGAGTTTAATCACCAGTTTGCAGCAGCAGTGACGCCACGTGCACGGGAACTGCCCCGTGCAGCCCAGGCCGGTCTTGTAGCGGGTGCAGGAAACGCGCAGACGGGGGCGGCTGTTCCCACTAGCTTGGGTTCGGGGTTTAGGTACATTCTGCTCCCCCGTTTTATGGCTAACTCGTCCTGCCACAGGTTGCGTGCCTCCAGTCCTGTTGTGTTTCTAGCAGCTCGTTCACGGacagaatgagaggaaataaGCCCGAATGCAGCACGCTACTCCCGCATCTCCTACCCTGTTGAGGCGGACAGTAGGGTTCACTGGGAACAGAGAGGACCCCACAGCGTGGCCCCTGGGTGTCTTCACTAGAAGGTCTTCAGTTACCCCACAGACCAGGGGTTATTTTTTGATAACTCCTACCTGTTGGAGTCTTACTACATTTGCTGGCATAATGGCCCGGTTTTcgacactaaaagaaaaagattaaggGTGTAACTTTTCATAGATTCAAATCTCAGTAGAAACATCTTAACCTGTCTAAGGAACCATAAAAGCTAGTTAGCTGCctaactagcttttttttttcttaactttattttgagaaaccgagacagcacaagtgggggaggggcagagagactcccaagcaggctccgcactcagcacGGCtgacagggcttgaacccatgaagccggGAGATCCccacccgagccgaaaccaagcgtcggacgcttaaccgacggagccacccaggtacccttgatGGATTTTATCTTAAATGAAGCTCCGTTTCAGGCCTGAGAGACCTTGAGATTCAAGCCATTATCACTATCCCAGAGAACAGGGCTCTGGATGTTCAGAGGCCCCCCAAAATCAAACGTATGAGAAAGGCAAGGGCCCCGTTCCCTGGCCTCTGCCGGTGGAGGTTGCTCTTAACAGTGTAGAGCGGCCAGAAGCACAGGAcagtcagggcgcctggctggctcagttggtggaacgtgGGACTCCTGATCGCAGGGTGGGGAGTTGGAGcttcacattgggtgtagagattacttacaaataaaatctctaaaataaaaagagcacAGAACAGCGTAGAGTTTGTCTCGTGAAGGTATGCatgatgtttttcttcttgataaccagggggaaaaaaaggaaaccaaagtgcTACATTCCCTTAGGAAATCCTGCCCCCtaaatcttgaggacattatagaTCAACTCAGAGCTGGTAACGCAGCAAAGAAGGTGATGGAAGCTGTCTAACTTAGTAGCTTTTAAAGAAAGTCTTGTCTGGCCAGAGAGGTAAGTCAGATGAGGTCGTGGAGACTTAGGGTAACATTGGGGTTACCAGTGCCCGCTCACTGCCCTCATTCACACCCCTAGACCCCAGTGTGGTGGTCTTACCTGACCCGAAGGGAGTCGCACCGCAGCTACTCACCCTGTAGCACGGGCCGGGCTCCGGCGCCCTGAGTCCCAGGTGGTAGGAGACCAGGTGCTGCTGGGGCCTCTGAGCGGGGAGAAGCGGTCCCTCCGGCGGGGAAGGGGGCCTGCGAGGCTCCCAGGCACGAGCAGGAGGGGCTGAACCCCGTGGCCAGTTGACAAGCTGCTGATAAAGTCAGGAGAAAACACTGCAGACGTGGCGACTTTGCACTGAGGGCAGGGGCTCCGGCCAGGCGTGTACATGCAAAGCAGGTTTCAAGGTGCTTTACTGCGGCGTTAATTGCCGACCGCGTGGCTCCCGACGAGCCTTAGACTTGGGCTTGTGGATCGCCCACAGTCATCGAGGAGGCTTCCCCCCTGGAAGCGGCAGAGGGCGCCCTTCCGAGCCGGCGCCCGCCTTCCCTCTGGCTGAGGGACCGGATGTGGGGCCACTGATTGACAGGGGCTAAGCGCCCGCCCCCCGTTCCCACGCCTATTTTGACCTCCTTCAGACTTAACTGGCCTTCCGACTTTCAGTCTTCCGGACCAGGGGTCAGCGAAGACTTTCTGTAGGAGACCAGAGAGGAAAGATTTCCGGCCTTGCAGGCCGTCTGGGCTCCGGCGCAGCCCCTCCTAAGCACGAGACCGGCTGTAGATGACGCGTACGTGAGCGTGGCCCGGTTCCAATAAAACTACGAGcactgacattttcattttcacgTGTTACAATATATTCTGGTTTCTTTCCCCTacgatctttaaaaaaaaaaaaaacccactgcaaGTGCGGGGCTgtacaaaaataggcagtggcCCGATCTGGCCCCcgggctgtagtttgctgacccctgatgcGGGTGCTCGTCAGTGCTTGGTAGCAGTGGGAAGAGTATGTGTTCCCGCAGGGACCGGGCACAACCAGGATGGCCCCGATGCAAGCCCGGAGCTGGGCCCCTTGGTCTTTATCAAAAAACCACACACGTCGGGCGCCTGGCTGTCCTAAGTTGGAGGAACATGcgactcgtgatctcagggtcgtgagttggaaccccactgattatttacacacacatgccGCCCACTAAGGAGAATTCGAGGGCCGATGAGCTGAGCAGGGCCGCTACCTGCCGCAGAGGctgcagaggtgggagggggtcTGGGCCGTGGCGGGTGCCTCTCCCGGGACGGGTACTTGGAGCGGACCGTGCGAGGGTGAGGGCAGCTGGGTAGTGCGGTGCCAGAGTAAGTGCTCTCCAGGGAGCGCGTGCGGTAAAGGGAACGAaacacccctgccccctccctgcctgcacACTCACCTTCGTGAAACTCGGGTTGAATAAAAGATTCATCTTGGGACTGAGggaagtacagagagagagagagagagagagagagagagacagttacAGCCTGGCTCCGGCCCTCCATCACCTGCTCATTAGCGTGCTCCTCACCAGCCTACTGCAGATTTCCGGTTTCTGAGCCCCCTGGGGAAGGAGCCCATGCCCCAGCCGGGGGATGATGGAGAACTGCAGAGGGTTGGGGTGGGTTTTAAGTGTTTCTGCTCATTTCTAGAACAGTTTGGGAAGAGCTACATGCCTGTCAGCCCCGCACAAATACACATGAACAACCTGGGGTAGAGTTTGGTAcagcacctgggggggggggggggggaggggaggggcggggggaggcaatGCACGGTGAGCTAGCAAGGAAATcactgcaggggtgagggggggcaTGCTCACCAGACACTTCATTTTCCACCTTGGACCAGTGAAGGTATAGAAGGATCTAGATCCAGAAGCCAGAAAGCAGGCACCATACTAGAGTTGCTAATCCAGGTGTCATACTTACTGTGCAAATTGGCACCTGGGTCCCTCGGGGCAGAAGCCCACGAAGTAGTTAGCGCACATTATCTTACGGACATGGCGGTGTTTGCACAGGGGACCTGCTGGGCAGAGAACAGCCAGAAACACACATGACAAATCTCACCGGGAGGGTATGGCAGTCATAGCTCTCCACTTAACAGGGTATATAAACCTTGTCCTTTCCTGCCCAAAGCACCTGCTTCCTAGCCACGTGACTGAGAGGGGAATGGCCACCTCGGAATGTGCTGGGGTGGGTGCCAGCTGGCCAGTGCTGAGCAGTGGGGTCGGAGGCATCCCTGACACACTGCATCTTGGAGGATTTACGTGGTTGTAGACTGTCATTTGTCACCTTTACTTAGCTCCAGAAGCTACAGCTGAGGAAAGGCTAACCCCACCACAGCTTACTAATCCTCCCCTAAAATGCCCCCAAAGGAACACTGCCGAGGACTCAGAACAGTGCACCTGAACACCAGTGAAAGTAAAGGGCACAGTACTCAGAGCACAGGGACTCCATTGGGGGGACCCTGCCTCTTAATGGGGCAGGTGGAGCACGCTTAGGtgacagcaccccccccccaggtgggTAAAAGAAATAGACAAGAGAATGCATGTGGTCGGTCTCCCCTGGACCAGACCCGATGCCAAGGGCTTCCTGTGAGGTCCTATGTCTGCCAGCTCAATAACCCTATGAAGGAGCTGTTTCCCCTTTCGATAAGTGAGGAACTGCGTTCAGCAATTCGTTCAAGGTCACGCAGCTGATACATTCTGAAGTCACTGGGATCTGAACCCAAGTAAGCCTGCTGGGAGAAGCCATGCCAGGCTGAATGTTACCATACACAGAGGGTTCTTTTCCATCAGGGCGAGCCTGGGGGAGAACTATGGAAAGGTCTTCCGTTGGGATTTTAACCCAGGGGCACACCCCCACGGGGCCTTATCAGGAATATGCATCCTTCCCCTGCTGGGGACACCCCCCACATCGTGATCACCTAGTGCTCCCTTTCCATCGGGGCCTCACCATCCTTGCAGAAACCTTGGTCATACCAAGGACAGTCCCGGGTCTTGAAAGCTGGCTTCACGTGGAGAAAGGGACATTCCTTGTTGTTGCAATCACCTGAAAAGTccagcattctttaaaaatgggctcatcttggggcacctgggtggctcagttggttaagcgcccgacttcagctcaggtcatgatctcacagtctgtgagttcaagccccgcattgggccctgtgccgacagctcagagtctggagcctgtttcggattctgtgtctccctctctctctgcccctcccctgttcatgctctgtctctctctgtctcaaaaataaataaacgttaaaaaaaattaaaaaaaaaaaaaaaacgggctcATCTTAACGCTCATTTCCACCCTCCCCAAAGTGGACTGACCGCCTTGCCTAGCCTCCACTTGCCTTCCTTCCATCAGCAGCAGCTTTTAGAAGACAGCAAGGATTTTCTAATCCTTCTTGCAATCTAAGAAGAATGGATCCCAATACTACTTGCTAAGTAGGACTTGGGTAAGAATAAACACATCTGGAAGAGCAGAGGCAGGGCCAG
It encodes:
- the CPSF4L gene encoding putative cleavage and polyadenylation specificity factor subunit 4-like protein, encoding MQEIIAGLEQFTFTFEKDVEMQKGTGLLPFQGMDKSGSAVCNFFAKGLCEKGKLCPLRHNRGEKMVVCKHWLRGLCKKGDQCNFLHQYDVTRMPECYFYSKFGDCNNKECPFLHVKPAFKTRDCPWYDQGFCKDGPLCKHRHVRKIMCANYFVGFCPEGPRCQFAHPKMNLLFNPSFTKQLVNWPRGSAPPARAWEPRRPPSPPEGPLLPAQRPQQHLVSYHLGLRAPEPGPCYRCRKPGHYASKCSKTPTGRSYQKITPGLWGN